The sequence GAAAAGGGAAAGTTGTACAGGGGCAAACACGGTTATCCCTGTAAAAGCGATGTGTCTTTCGAGGAAGTCAATCCCGACGACTTCGACGGCATAGTCATACCGGGCGGATATGCCCCCGACAAGATCAGGAGATATCAAAAGGCTCTCGATATCGTAAGAAAGCTAAATGAAGCCAACAAAGTCGTGGCTTTCATCTGTCATGCCGGTTGGGTTCCTATTTCGGCTGGAATACTCAAAGGAAAGAAAGCCACGTCAGTCGGAGCGATAAAAGACGACATGGTGAACGCCGGCGTGAATTGGGTAGATGAGGCAGCAGTAGTGGACGGAAACCTCATAAGCAGCAGAACACCTAACGACCTTCCCCAGTTTTGCAGGGCCATCATCGAGAAAACCTCACCGAGCGGCTGTTGTCGTTAAAATAAAAAAGGGGCGTGAACGCCCCTTTTTTTATTCCCTCGACGGCAAAACCTGCCTGCTCAATTTAACAGCACAAAGTTTTCCGCACATGGTGCAAGCTTCCCTGTCGCTTGCAAGGTGTGATTTAATTCGGACCAATTCCGGATCCAAAGCCTCGGCGATCATCGATTCCCAATCCAAATTTCGTCTCGCCAACGATATCCTTCTGTCCTGGTCACGAGCACCTTTAACGTCTTTAGCAAGGTCACCAACGTGAGCTGCCAATTTCGAGGCGATCACTCCGAGATATATGTCATTTTCATCGGGAAGACCGAGGTGCTCCGCCGGAGTCACGTCGCATAGAAAATCGGCTCCCGCCGATGCAGCTATTGCTCCGCCTATCGCTCCGGAAATGTGATCATATCCGGCTGCTATATCGGTAGGAAGAGGCCCTAAAACGTAAAAAGGCGCCTCGTCAGTGAGACGTTTTTCAAGCTCTACATGAGGTTTTATGTGCTCTATCGGCACATGTCCCGGACCTTCTATCATGGCTTGCACTCCCCAATCGTTAGCCCTCCTCGCTAAATGAGCTAAGACCATCAGCTCCGCCAATTGGGGTTCGTCTATGGCATCCGCTATGGCTCCCGGCCTAAATCCGTCTCCCAGACTTAATACCACATCGTAACGTTTGGCTATCTGAAGCAAATCATCGAAGTATTCGTAAAGAGGGTTTTCCTGTCTCGTTTTTTCCATCCAATACAACAGGATTGAACCTCCTCTGCTCACGCAAGGCATGATGCGCTCTGCACCTCGCAAAAACTCCACCGACTGTCTGTTGACTCCGCAATGTACTGTTATATAATCGACACCTTGACGACACTGTTTTTCAATAGAGGAAAACAACCTCTCGACGCTAAGGTCCTCCAGAGGTCTGTCCTCCCTTGCCAATTCACTCGCCACGGCATAAATTGGAACAGCACCCACCATTATGGGCGATTTTTCCAAAAAGAACGCCCTTGCTGAATCAAGGTCGCCTCCAGTCGACAGATCCATGATGGAATCCGTACCGGCATCGAGGGCAGCATTCAGCTTACGACCTTCAAGCTCAAGGTCGCAGCATTCGTCGCTGGTACCCAAATTGGTGTTCACCTTGGTGGAAAGACCTTTCCCTATGCCCTTGATCCTTCTTATATCGTGGTTGACATTCTTGGGAATAACGACTTTGCCATGGGCCACCAAATCGCGAATAGTTTCTGGCGCAAGGCCTTCATCGTCTGCAACTTTCCGCATTTCCCCACTTATGATGCCAGCCATTGCCATTTCAAGTTGCGTACTCAATTAAAAATCCCTCCCGCTATTTTTTATGGGAAGGGAAAGGACATCACAAAAGTTCTTCTTTTGTCCGCCATTCCCTCCGCCAGCATTACCTGGATCAGGTTCTAGGGGTTCTCTCTCAGCTCACGCACATGAGCGCCCCCTGGCTTTTACAAATATAACATATTCTCATAAAAAAGTTTATGGAACAACGGGAAAAATCGCTATAACCATTTACATATTATTATAAGTTCATTATGCGACATCGATCAGTCCAAAAAACACGACTCTGCACATGTTTCTGGTAGGGTCCAAAATAGGATATAAACTCTCATGATTTGGCACTAACCAAAGATATAGCTCCCCCTTAACATAAAAGTGAAAAACTAAAAAAGGGGGAACTTGCAGTGAAAAACCAAATCAACTTCACCGACAAAGAAAATCTGGCAAAGCAATTCGTCGGAGGAGTCATCATGGACGTGACAAACAGCGAGCAGGCCAAAATAGCGGAGGATGTGGGTGCCGTGGCCGTTATGGCCCTAGAAAAGGTGCCTGCAGATTTGCGAAAGGAGGGCAAGGTGGCTCGAATGGCCGACCCTACAAAGATATTGGAGATAAAAAATGCCGTTTCCATACCGGTTATGGCCAAAGTGCGCATAGGACATTTCGTCGAGGCGCAGATCCTAGAAGCACTTGGAGTAGACTTCATAGACGAAAGTGAGGTCTTAACACCTGCCGACGACGAACATCACATAAACAAGAGAGAATTTAAAACTCCTTTTGTTTGCGGTGCCCGCGACCTGGGAGAGGCCCTGCGTCGAATTGCCGAAGGTGCAACCATGATCCGAACCAAGGGGGAAGCCGGCACGGGCAACGTAATAGAGGCAGTAAGGCATGTCAGAACAATCTATGCCCAATTGAAGAAGCTTTTATCGGCAAACGAAGAGGACCTGCCAACCCTCGCCGGTGAGCTGCGCGTTCCCTTGGAATTGCTGGAAACGTGTCGCGCAACAGGAGGGCTTCCCGTCGTCAACTTCGCAGCTGGCGGAATCGCCACTCCTGCCGATGCCGCTTTGATGATGCAACTGGGCTGTGATGGCGTCTTCGTCGGAAGTGGCATCTTCAAGTCGGAGAATCCTTCGATAAGGGCAAAAGCGATAGTAAAAGCCGTCGCAAACTTTAAAAAACCCGAAGTTTTGGCAGAGGTATCAACAGGACTCGGAGAGGCCATGGAAGGAGTTTTAATCTAACGCATCAGAAACAAAAGTGTCGAAGAGGCATAACAGGGATCACAAAGGCATAATCAAAAGCAAAGTCAATGGATGTTGTCAAAGATGTCCAAAGGCTTATCGACACACAATGAACAAAGAGCTTATTACAGCAAGAACAATAGAGAAAAACAGCTTTCCCTGAAATGCCTCTTCATAAAGCTAACGGCTAGAAATTAACTCATTTCCAACATCAATGCCTTTTTGTAGAATCTTAGCGTTTATATCCCGTATTTTTGGCGAGAAAGCCTCGGCCAAGGTTTGAAACAACGCCTCAGTCGAAATCGCCTTCAAGCAGCTGGCAACTATCCCCAGGGAAAGCACGTTCGCGCTCCTGGAAGAACCCATTTCGATGGCAGTCTTCGTTATGGGAAATCCGACAAATCTCGAATCCAGCTTGTATTTTGACGCGTCAATCAAGCCGGAATCGTAAACCACTTTGCAGTTTTTGTTTTCTATATCAAGATTCCGAACCAGGGCTTCCTCGGCCAAAACGACGACGATATCGGGGCTTAAGGCATAAGGGTATAGGATCTCGTTATCAGACATAACAACGTCCGTCTTTGTAAAGCCTCCCCTGGCCGATACTCCGTAAGCCTGCGTCTGAGAGGCCTTCAGCCCGGAAGCTACGGCAGCCTCGCCAAGCAAAGTACCGGCTAAAATCACTCCTTGACCACCAATTCCCGCAAAAATAACTTCGTATTTCATGGACGATCACTCGCTTTCAAGCTCGTTCCTTGCCCGAGACTGTATTTCCCTGTAGCGGGACAGGAAGGAATGTCCTTTTTTATCGACAAATACTCCGGTGACGAACTTTTCCTTAAGGTCTTCTTCGGATAAGTCCTTTACGCGCTCTATGGGTATCGACTGTTCCTTCAGCCACTTCAGCATTTGCGGCGCTTTGGAGAGCTTGTTATACCTTCCAAAATAGGTCGGACAGGGAGATATCACTTCCACCAGGGAAAAACCTTCGTGAGAAAGGGCCATTCCGATATATTTTTCTATCGTTGTCGCATGATAGACGGTCGTCCTGGCGACGAAACTTGCTCCGGCCGTCTCCGAAATACGACAAACATCGAGCGCCGGCTCAGGATCCCCGTACCAGGATGTCGACGTCCTGGAATAAAGCGGCGTAGTGCAGGAATATTGGCCACCCGTCATTCCGTAGTTAAGGTTATTGGCTACCAAGGCGACGACGTCTATGTTCCTGCGCGAAGAGTGAATCAAATGATTTCCTCCGATTGTCGCGCTATCGCCATCGCCCATCAAAGCTATGACCTTCATAGATGGATTTGCCACCTTTATGCCCGTTGCGACGGGCAAAGCTCTCCCGTGTGTAACGTGAACTGTATTGGCATAAAGATAATCATCGGCTTTACCCCAACAGCCGATCCCCGTAACTACAACGACATCTTTCGGAGCAAGGCCGCCCTTTTCGAAGGCATAAAGCATGCTCTTCAAGATCACCCCGTAGCCGCAACCTGGACACCACTGATGGGGCAGGTTTTCTTCCCTCAAAAAGGCCTTCCAGCTGACTTCACACGATCTTTTGCTCATAACGATACCACCTCGCCCAAGACTTGGATAATTTCCTTAGGCGTCAGGGGTTCACCGTCATAACGATTTGCCCCAAGGACCGGAATTTCGTCGGGAACGGCTTTTCGCACTTCACCGATTATCTGACCCATGTTCATCTCAGGAACGATTATCCCTCGCTTGCCCTTGGAAATTTCGCTAATGTATTCTGCAGGGAAAGGCCATACCGTCTGAAGCTGTAGTACGCCTACGCTCAGTCCTTCCTCTTTCGCCTCTATCGCAGCCTGCCTGGCCGCCCTGACGGCTCCGCCGAAACAGATCACCAGATATTCGCACTTCGTTACGTCAAATTCTCTGTACATTATGATATCATCTTTATTTTTCTCTATTTTGTCGTAAAGCCTCTTGACCAGTTTCCTCGCCTCCTGAGGAGAACTTGTGGGCAAGCCCTTTTCGTTATGGGTCGAGGAATGATATCTGGTTAAATAATCGCTGCCCGGCGTGACCATGGGAGGCACCAGATCGTCGTCGGCTTTGTATGGCAAATATTCTTCAAGCCCTTCAGGGGGTCTCTTTCTGTTCACGATCTCGACTTCATCCCTTAAACGGAGAACGCAGTTTTCGCGCA is a genomic window of Acetomicrobium thermoterrenum DSM 13490 containing:
- a CDS encoding type 1 glutamine amidotransferase domain-containing protein is translated as MSKLTGKRFLFFVDEEYEDLELWYPKIRLIEEGAEAVVAGPEKGKLYRGKHGYPCKSDVSFEEVNPDDFDGIVIPGGYAPDKIRRYQKALDIVRKLNEANKVVAFICHAGWVPISAGILKGKKATSVGAIKDDMVNAGVNWVDEAAVVDGNLISSRTPNDLPQFCRAIIEKTSPSGCCR
- the thiC gene encoding phosphomethylpyrimidine synthase ThiC produces the protein MSTQLEMAMAGIISGEMRKVADDEGLAPETIRDLVAHGKVVIPKNVNHDIRRIKGIGKGLSTKVNTNLGTSDECCDLELEGRKLNAALDAGTDSIMDLSTGGDLDSARAFFLEKSPIMVGAVPIYAVASELAREDRPLEDLSVERLFSSIEKQCRQGVDYITVHCGVNRQSVEFLRGAERIMPCVSRGGSILLYWMEKTRQENPLYEYFDDLLQIAKRYDVVLSLGDGFRPGAIADAIDEPQLAELMVLAHLARRANDWGVQAMIEGPGHVPIEHIKPHVELEKRLTDEAPFYVLGPLPTDIAAGYDHISGAIGGAIAASAGADFLCDVTPAEHLGLPDENDIYLGVIASKLAAHVGDLAKDVKGARDQDRRISLARRNLDWESMIAEALDPELVRIKSHLASDREACTMCGKLCAVKLSRQVLPSRE
- a CDS encoding thiamine pyrophosphate-dependent enzyme, producing the protein MSKRSCEVSWKAFLREENLPHQWCPGCGYGVILKSMLYAFEKGGLAPKDVVVVTGIGCWGKADDYLYANTVHVTHGRALPVATGIKVANPSMKVIALMGDGDSATIGGNHLIHSSRRNIDVVALVANNLNYGMTGGQYSCTTPLYSRTSTSWYGDPEPALDVCRISETAGASFVARTTVYHATTIEKYIGMALSHEGFSLVEVISPCPTYFGRYNKLSKAPQMLKWLKEQSIPIERVKDLSEEDLKEKFVTGVFVDKKGHSFLSRYREIQSRARNELESE
- the pdxS gene encoding pyridoxal 5'-phosphate synthase lyase subunit PdxS, producing MDVTNSEQAKIAEDVGAVAVMALEKVPADLRKEGKVARMADPTKILEIKNAVSIPVMAKVRIGHFVEAQILEALGVDFIDESEVLTPADDEHHINKREFKTPFVCGARDLGEALRRIAEGATMIRTKGEAGTGNVIEAVRHVRTIYAQLKKLLSANEEDLPTLAGELRVPLELLETCRATGGLPVVNFAAGGIATPADAALMMQLGCDGVFVGSGIFKSENPSIRAKAIVKAVANFKKPEVLAEVSTGLGEAMEGVLI
- a CDS encoding 2-oxoacid:acceptor oxidoreductase subunit alpha, whose translation is MIVKKKVKFMLGNEAIVEGALLAGATFFAGYPITPSSEVAERASRKLPQIGGCYLQMEDEIASIAAIIGASIGGAKAFTATSGPGFSLMQENIGLAIMAEVPCVIVNVQRSGPSTGLATRPAQADIMQARWGRHGDHSVIALSPATVQECFDLMVQAFNMAEKYRCPVLFMADETVGHLRENCVLRLRDEVEIVNRKRPPEGLEEYLPYKADDDLVPPMVTPGSDYLTRYHSSTHNEKGLPTSSPQEARKLVKRLYDKIEKNKDDIIMYREFDVTKCEYLVICFGGAVRAARQAAIEAKEEGLSVGVLQLQTVWPFPAEYISEISKGKRGIIVPEMNMGQIIGEVRKAVPDEIPVLGANRYDGEPLTPKEIIQVLGEVVSL
- a CDS encoding 2-oxoacid:acceptor oxidoreductase family protein — its product is MKYEVIFAGIGGQGVILAGTLLGEAAVASGLKASQTQAYGVSARGGFTKTDVVMSDNEILYPYALSPDIVVVLAEEALVRNLDIENKNCKVVYDSGLIDASKYKLDSRFVGFPITKTAIEMGSSRSANVLSLGIVASCLKAISTEALFQTLAEAFSPKIRDINAKILQKGIDVGNELISSR